In the Rhinatrema bivittatum chromosome 6, aRhiBiv1.1, whole genome shotgun sequence genome, one interval contains:
- the P2RY10 gene encoding putative P2Y purinoceptor 10: MPHNTSSNSCSSPDVGFQSSLYAATFTIIFIPGLLANSIALWILCRFISKKNKAIIFMINLAVADLAHVLSLPLRIFYYIKHTWPFGNFLCLLCFYLKYLNLYASIVFLTCISVQRCVFLRNPFKAKDWKRRYDVAISTVVWIVVGAACLPFPIMRSSGLSKNATACFADLGIKKINTLTSVTMLTVAELSGFVVPLIVIVYCTRKTRQFLKNEEHLVKQSNEKQKALKMVLMCAAVFFICFTPYHINFIFYMLVNLNIITHCLISNSSIIFHPFSLCLASINCCLDPVLYYFMASEFRDEISRHGSTVMRRRLMSKESASSVKE, translated from the coding sequence ATGCCACACAACACATCTTCAAATAGCTGCAGTTCTCCTGATGTGGGATTTCAGTCCTCCCTCTATGCAGCCACCTTTACTATAATATTCATACCTGGTCTTCTTGCAAACAGTATTGCACTATGGATTCTATGCAGATTTATCAGCAAGAAAAACAAAGCCATCATTTTCATGATAAATTTAGCTGTGGCTGATCTGGCCCATGTCCTGTCATTGCCGCTACGAATTTTCTATTACATAAAACATACATGGCCTTTTGGAAACTTTCTTTGTCTACTGTGCTTCTATCTGAAGTATCTCAACTTGTATGCAAGCATTGTGTTTCTCACCTGCATAAGCGTTCAGCGCTGCGTCTTTCTCAGGAATCCCTTCAAAGCAAAAGACTGGAAACGTAGGTATGATGTAGCTATTTCTACTGTTGTATGGATAGTGGTGGGGGCAGCATGTTTACCTTTTCCAATCATGAGAAGCTCAGGATTATCAAAGAATGCAACCGCCTGttttgcagatcttggtatcaagAAAATAAACACCTTAACCTCTGTCACCATGCTGACAGTCGCTGAATTGTCAGGATTTGTGGTTCCTCTCATCGTCATTGTGTACTGTACCCGGAAGACAagacagtttttaaaaaatgaggaGCACCTTGTTAAACAAAGCAATGAAAAGCAGAAAGCTTTGAAGATGGTCTTGATGTGTGCCGCAGTTTTCTTCATATGCTTTACTCCATATCACATAAACTTTATTTTCTATATGCTGGTCAACCTGAATATTATTACACACTGTTTGATAAGTAACAGCTCAATAATTTTTCATCCTTTTTCTTTGTGCCTTGCAAGCATaaactgctgcctggatcctgttTTGTACTACTTCATGGCCTCAGAGTTTCGAGACGAGATCTCACGACATGGAAGCACTGTAATGCGTAGACGCCTAATGAGCAAGGAGAGTGCATCATCCGTCAAGGAATAA